The Punica granatum isolate Tunisia-2019 chromosome 4, ASM765513v2, whole genome shotgun sequence genome has a window encoding:
- the LOC116204835 gene encoding protein PHR1-LIKE 3-like isoform X3, with amino-acid sequence MRKVWHAGEAETHTSLPMESIQWNYGMWCYTTILPWRAIWPKKQVCPQSEATPKAIMRTMNVKGLTLFHLKSHLQKYRLGKQSGKDMGDSPKDGMSGSYLLDNPGSGNSSPSLPSSDVNEGYEVKEALRAQMEMQSKLHLQVEVEKHLQIRVDAERSYMVMLERACKMLAEQFIGAPLPDTSSDGQKSLQILYETKPPARGNDALGFYPHVVGPAHGTEEDVPPSLHSQRADCSTESCLTSQESPGGLAFEDSPIGGKKRMMGMEPSGGVPLIWGESKLRAGEIGVPPVHPHGITGYGM; translated from the exons ATGAGGAAAGTATGGCATGCAGGGGAGGCTGAAACCCATACAAGCCTTCCAATGGAGTCAATCCAGTGGAACTATGGTATGTGGTGTTATACCACCATTCTACCATGGAGAGCCATTTGGCCCAAGAAGCAGGTCTGTCCCCAGTCAG AAGCCACTCCAAAAGCTATCATGCGGACAATGAATGTGAAAGGCCTCACTCTCTTTCATTTAAAGAGTCACCTCCAG AAGTACAGATTAGGCAAGCAATCAGGAAAAGACATGGGTGACTCACCAAAAGATG GAATGTCAGGTTCTTACCTTCTAGATAACCCTGGGAGTGGTAATTCTTCTCCAAGCTTACCTTCCTCTGATGTCAATGA GGGTTATGAAGTCAAAGAGGCATTGAGGGCACAAATGGAAATGCAGAGTAAATTGCATCTTCAAGTCGAG GTTGAGAAGCACCTGCAGATACGTGTGGATGCGGAGAGAAGTTACATGGTGATGCTTGAGAGGGCCTGCAAGATGCTGGCTGAACAATTCATCGGGGCTCCACTCCCAGACACATCATCAGATGGCCAGAAATCATTGCAGATATTATATGAGACGAAGCCTCCTGCAAGAGGCAATGATGCGCTTGGGTTCTACCCTCATGTGGTGGGCCCTGCTCATGGGACAGAGGAAGATGTCCCACCGAGCCTGCATTCTCAGAGGGCCGACTGCTCCACCGAGAGCTGTCTTACCTCCCAGGAGAGTCCTGGTGGTTTGGCTTTCGAGGACTCCCCAATCGGTGGGAAGAAGAGGATGATGGGTATGGAGCCAAGTGGTGGTGTGCCCTTGATTTGGGGGGAATCTAAGCTAAGGGCAGGGGAGATCGGTGTACCTCCAGTGCACCCGCATGGGATCACGGGATATGGTATGTAA
- the LOC116204835 gene encoding protein PHR1-LIKE 3-like isoform X4, whose product MSSNPLKATPKAIMRTMNVKGLTLFHLKSHLQKYRLGKQSGKDMGDSPKDGMSGSYLLDNPGSGNSSPSLPSSDVNEGYEVKEALRAQMEMQSKLHLQVEVEKHLQIRVDAERSYMVMLERACKMLAEQFIGAPLPDTSSDGQKSLQILYETKPPARGNDALGFYPHVVGPAHGTEEDVPPSLHSQRADCSTESCLTSQESPGGLAFEDSPIGGKKRMMGMEPSGGVPLIWGESKLRAGEIGVPPVHPHGITGYGM is encoded by the exons ATGTCCTCAAATCCCTTGA AAGCCACTCCAAAAGCTATCATGCGGACAATGAATGTGAAAGGCCTCACTCTCTTTCATTTAAAGAGTCACCTCCAG AAGTACAGATTAGGCAAGCAATCAGGAAAAGACATGGGTGACTCACCAAAAGATG GAATGTCAGGTTCTTACCTTCTAGATAACCCTGGGAGTGGTAATTCTTCTCCAAGCTTACCTTCCTCTGATGTCAATGA GGGTTATGAAGTCAAAGAGGCATTGAGGGCACAAATGGAAATGCAGAGTAAATTGCATCTTCAAGTCGAG GTTGAGAAGCACCTGCAGATACGTGTGGATGCGGAGAGAAGTTACATGGTGATGCTTGAGAGGGCCTGCAAGATGCTGGCTGAACAATTCATCGGGGCTCCACTCCCAGACACATCATCAGATGGCCAGAAATCATTGCAGATATTATATGAGACGAAGCCTCCTGCAAGAGGCAATGATGCGCTTGGGTTCTACCCTCATGTGGTGGGCCCTGCTCATGGGACAGAGGAAGATGTCCCACCGAGCCTGCATTCTCAGAGGGCCGACTGCTCCACCGAGAGCTGTCTTACCTCCCAGGAGAGTCCTGGTGGTTTGGCTTTCGAGGACTCCCCAATCGGTGGGAAGAAGAGGATGATGGGTATGGAGCCAAGTGGTGGTGTGCCCTTGATTTGGGGGGAATCTAAGCTAAGGGCAGGGGAGATCGGTGTACCTCCAGTGCACCCGCATGGGATCACGGGATATGGTATGTAA
- the LOC116204835 gene encoding protein PHR1-LIKE 3-like isoform X1 — protein sequence MMFPRLIQTHEGLIGQDQDLQVVGGGGGPSRGAGGDPCLVLTSDPKPRLRWTADLHERFVDAVTQLGGASKATPKAIMRTMNVKGLTLFHLKSHLQKYRLGKQSGKDMGDSPKDGMSGSYLLDNPGSGNSSPSLPSSDVNEGYEVKEALRAQMEMQSKLHLQVEVEKHLQIRVDAERSYMVMLERACKMLAEQFIGAPLPDTSSDGQKSLQILYETKPPARGNDALGFYPHVVGPAHGTEEDVPPSLHSQRADCSTESCLTSQESPGGLAFEDSPIGGKKRMMGMEPSGGVPLIWGESKLRAGEIGVPPVHPHGITGYGM from the exons ATGATGTTTCCGAGGCTGATTCAGACCCACGAGGGGCTTATCGGGCAAGATCAAGACCTGCAGGTCGTCGGCGGCGGCGGAGGCCCCAGTCGAGGAGCCGGAGGAGACCCTTGTCTGGTCCTCACCTCCGACCCCAAGCCCCGCCTCCGGTGGACCGCTGACCTCCACGAACGCTTCGTTGACGCCGTCACTCAACTCGGAGGAGCCAGCA AAGCCACTCCAAAAGCTATCATGCGGACAATGAATGTGAAAGGCCTCACTCTCTTTCATTTAAAGAGTCACCTCCAG AAGTACAGATTAGGCAAGCAATCAGGAAAAGACATGGGTGACTCACCAAAAGATG GAATGTCAGGTTCTTACCTTCTAGATAACCCTGGGAGTGGTAATTCTTCTCCAAGCTTACCTTCCTCTGATGTCAATGA GGGTTATGAAGTCAAAGAGGCATTGAGGGCACAAATGGAAATGCAGAGTAAATTGCATCTTCAAGTCGAG GTTGAGAAGCACCTGCAGATACGTGTGGATGCGGAGAGAAGTTACATGGTGATGCTTGAGAGGGCCTGCAAGATGCTGGCTGAACAATTCATCGGGGCTCCACTCCCAGACACATCATCAGATGGCCAGAAATCATTGCAGATATTATATGAGACGAAGCCTCCTGCAAGAGGCAATGATGCGCTTGGGTTCTACCCTCATGTGGTGGGCCCTGCTCATGGGACAGAGGAAGATGTCCCACCGAGCCTGCATTCTCAGAGGGCCGACTGCTCCACCGAGAGCTGTCTTACCTCCCAGGAGAGTCCTGGTGGTTTGGCTTTCGAGGACTCCCCAATCGGTGGGAAGAAGAGGATGATGGGTATGGAGCCAAGTGGTGGTGTGCCCTTGATTTGGGGGGAATCTAAGCTAAGGGCAGGGGAGATCGGTGTACCTCCAGTGCACCCGCATGGGATCACGGGATATGGTATGTAA
- the LOC116204835 gene encoding protein PHR1-LIKE 3-like isoform X2, whose product MMFPRLIQTHEGLIGQDQDLQVVGGGGGPSRGAGGDPCLVLTSDPKPRLRWTADLHERFVDAVTQLGGASKATPKAIMRTMNVKGLTLFHLKSHLQKYRLGKQSGKDMGDSPKDGSYLLDNPGSGNSSPSLPSSDVNEGYEVKEALRAQMEMQSKLHLQVEVEKHLQIRVDAERSYMVMLERACKMLAEQFIGAPLPDTSSDGQKSLQILYETKPPARGNDALGFYPHVVGPAHGTEEDVPPSLHSQRADCSTESCLTSQESPGGLAFEDSPIGGKKRMMGMEPSGGVPLIWGESKLRAGEIGVPPVHPHGITGYGM is encoded by the exons ATGATGTTTCCGAGGCTGATTCAGACCCACGAGGGGCTTATCGGGCAAGATCAAGACCTGCAGGTCGTCGGCGGCGGCGGAGGCCCCAGTCGAGGAGCCGGAGGAGACCCTTGTCTGGTCCTCACCTCCGACCCCAAGCCCCGCCTCCGGTGGACCGCTGACCTCCACGAACGCTTCGTTGACGCCGTCACTCAACTCGGAGGAGCCAGCA AAGCCACTCCAAAAGCTATCATGCGGACAATGAATGTGAAAGGCCTCACTCTCTTTCATTTAAAGAGTCACCTCCAG AAGTACAGATTAGGCAAGCAATCAGGAAAAGACATGGGTGACTCACCAAAAGATG GTTCTTACCTTCTAGATAACCCTGGGAGTGGTAATTCTTCTCCAAGCTTACCTTCCTCTGATGTCAATGA GGGTTATGAAGTCAAAGAGGCATTGAGGGCACAAATGGAAATGCAGAGTAAATTGCATCTTCAAGTCGAG GTTGAGAAGCACCTGCAGATACGTGTGGATGCGGAGAGAAGTTACATGGTGATGCTTGAGAGGGCCTGCAAGATGCTGGCTGAACAATTCATCGGGGCTCCACTCCCAGACACATCATCAGATGGCCAGAAATCATTGCAGATATTATATGAGACGAAGCCTCCTGCAAGAGGCAATGATGCGCTTGGGTTCTACCCTCATGTGGTGGGCCCTGCTCATGGGACAGAGGAAGATGTCCCACCGAGCCTGCATTCTCAGAGGGCCGACTGCTCCACCGAGAGCTGTCTTACCTCCCAGGAGAGTCCTGGTGGTTTGGCTTTCGAGGACTCCCCAATCGGTGGGAAGAAGAGGATGATGGGTATGGAGCCAAGTGGTGGTGTGCCCTTGATTTGGGGGGAATCTAAGCTAAGGGCAGGGGAGATCGGTGTACCTCCAGTGCACCCGCATGGGATCACGGGATATGGTATGTAA